Proteins encoded by one window of Labrus bergylta chromosome 2, fLabBer1.1, whole genome shotgun sequence:
- the LOC110001945 gene encoding tetratricopeptide repeat protein 28 isoform X3 → MMKWQPRKKAYFRQGVALQYLGRHADALAAFASGLAQDPKSLQLLVGMVEAAMKSPLRESLEPTYQQLQKMKLDKSPFVVVSVIGQELLTASHHTASVVVLEAALKIGTCSLKLRGSVFSALSSAHWSLGNTEKSTGYMQQDLEVAKTLGDQTGECRAHGNLGSAFFSKGNYREALTNHRNQLVLAMKLKDREAASMALSSLGHVYTAIGDYPNALASHKQCVLLAKQSKDQLSEARELGNMGAVYIAMGDFENAVQCHEQHLGIAKALENKREEARAYSNLGSAYHYHRNFDKAMSYHTHVLELAQELEEKSIEMRAYAGLGHAARCMQDLERAKQYHEQQLSIAEGLKDRAAEGRASSNLGIIHQMKGDYETALKLHKTHLAIAQELNDYAAQGRAYGNMGNAYNALGAFDQAVRYHRQELQISMEVNDRASQASTHGNLAVAYQALGAHDRALQHYQNHLNIARELRDVQSEARALGNLGNFHCSRGEFPQAVPYYEQYLRLSPDLQDMESEGKVCHNLGYAHYCLGNYQDAVKYYEQDLALAKDLHDKLSQAKAYCNLGLAFKALGDFTKAEECQKYLLSLAQSLNNAQARFRALGNLGDIFVCKKDVTGAIQFYEQQLALAHQVKERRMEACAYAALGATYRLVQKYDKALGYHTQELEVYQELGDVPGECKAHGHLAAVYMALGKYAMAFKSYEEQLELGRRLKDPVVEAQVYGNMGITKMNVGVMEEAIGYLEQQLATLQQLSGNEALMDRGRAYGNLGDCYEALGDFEEAIKYYDQYLSVAQSLNRMQDQEKAYRGLGNGHRAMGNLQQSLVCFEKRLVVAHELGECGGKAQAYGELGALHSQLGNYEQAISCLERQLGIARDTQDRLLEGDASCGLGVVYQSMGEYETALRCHQSDLEIAEETGSPARQARAYGNLGLTYESLGNYERAVVFQEQHLSVAAQTNDLAAKTLAYSSLGRTHHALQNYSQAVMYLQEGLRLAEQLARREDEAKIRHRLGLSLWASGNLEEAQHQLYRASALFETIRHEAQHSTDYKLSLFDLQTSCYQALQRVLVSLGHHDEALAVAERGRTRAFADLLVERQTGQQDSDPYTPVTVEHILDTVNSQRALVLYFSMAAGYLYSWLLAPGAGILKFHEVYLGEGVSEGGSEFQEGGVGSGVVSGSSLEQHIASAREALGVESYYSRGCSSSETESEAGDLLDQQFEELNNKLNSVTDPTGFLRMVSRNNLFNRSCQSMTSLFSNTMSPAKDGNSSLPRRSSNLGKPPLRALYDLLIAPMEGGLMHSSGPVGRHRQLVMVLEGELYLIPFALLKGSSSNEYLYERFSLIAVPSIHGLGSNSKAHSRRPGPAPCGGVSMAAVVGNPRLPSPVMDRWLWGPMPSAEEEALMVAELLGCQPLAGSAATKERVMSALTQAECAHFATHISWKLAALVLTPNPESVPGGASANVGTVGRGAGGRRGSSGRGRKGSIGSGYTIPESLHMQDDSSDVESICDSPPLQEFLLTAADILDLRLPVKLVVLGSYQESSSKVTADGVVGLTRAFLAAGAQCALVSLWPVPVAASKVFVHAFYTALLNGTKASAALADAMKTVQSSKQYSHPSNWAGYMLIGNDVKLNSPSSLIGQALAEILQYPERARDALRVLLHLVEKSLQRIQNGQRNSMYTSQQSVENKVGGVPGWQALLTAVGFRLDSAGPGIPAAVFFPVADPGDRLQQCSTTLQSLLGLPPPALQALCKLITASEAGEQLINRAVKNMVAMLHQVLVQLQTGEKEQDFSLLPIQVSISVQLWRLPGCHEFLAALGFDLCEVGQEEVALKTGKLANRRTLHFALQALLALFDSTELPKRLSLDSSSSLESLASAQSVSNPLPMGYSSLPFSPPCLDSQASDAISVYSLSSVASSMSFASKSECDFLGHRQRGGATAHYSIHKHSHVPRSRSSPHGAAAAVAGARGEEEEYEGFSIISSEPLGSHCDSLPLPPGHSQRHHRGGRGIVGGSGTGAGRGYSVSVSSRGSVSTPTSPVKTSLVPSSNSPFQKVGKVSSSDTGESDQSSTETDSTVKSQEEKTVPLDPQELAQKILEETQSHLRAVGSLQRAGAEGGTVGGTPARSSAFRSSETSAFSRPNSSASGRAQSSPRPKPPSRSSSLQKISSGYNSPAVSESSQRDGSHPSPTLDSHAQFKLKYPSSPYSGHISRSPSNVSPSSGHQSPAGSAPSPALSYSSTGSACSTSADAPDLDRLRRGVIDEKVQAIHNLKTFWANATAQQQQHLGPVKAVHSASGPLSSASRDVLSLLNLSPRHFSHNDTQDSLELRELGLHSLDRSSKNSSNGHHCSNPRKVAPSPTISTSSSPGARSIRLPAGNGYKFLSPGRFFPSSKC, encoded by the exons GCTGCTTCAATGGCGCTGAGCAGCTTGGGCCATGTATACACAGCCATAGGGGACTATCCAAACGCCCTAGCCAGCCACAAGCAGTGTGTCCTGCTGGCCAAGCAGTCCAAGGATCAGCTGTCAGAGGCTCGGGAGCTTGGAAACATGGGGGCCGTCTACATCGCTATGGGAGACTTTGAAAATGCTGTCCAATGCCACGAGCAGCACCTGGGCATCGCCAAGGCCCTGGAAAATAAACGAGAGGAAGCTCGGGCCTACAGTAATCTAGGCAGCGCCTACCACTACCACCGTAACTTTGACAAGGCCATGTCCTACCACACACACGTTCTGGAGCTCGCTCAGGAGCTGGAGGAAAAGTCCATCGAGATGAGAGCATACGCAGGACTGGGTCACGCTGCACGCTGCATGCAGGACTTGGAGAGGGCCAAACAGTACCATGAACAGCAGCTGTCTATAGCTGAGGGTTTGAaggacagagctgcagaggggAGGGCCTCTTCCAATCTGG GCATCATCCACCAAATGAAGGGGGACTATGAGACTGCACTGAAACTCCACAAAACACACCTGGCCATCGCTCAGGAGCTGAATGACTATGCTGCTCAGGGCCGGGCGTACGGTAACATGGGTAATGCCTATAATGCCCTGGGAGCCTTCGACCAGGCTGTACGCTACCACCGCCAGGAGCTGCAGATATCCATGGAGGTAAACGATCGCGCTTCACAGGCCTCCACTCATGGAAACCTGGCTGTGGCTTACCAAGCTCTAGGAGCCCATGACCGTGCTCTGCAACACTACCAGAACCACCTCAACATTGCTCGTGAGCTCAGAGACGTCCAGAGCGAGGCCCGGGCTTTGGGCAATCTTGGCAACTTTCACTGCTCTAGAGGAGAGTTTCCTCAGGCGGTGCCATACTATGAGCAGTACCTTCGCCTGTCCCCTGACCTCCAGGACATGGAAAGTGAAGGGAAAGTTTGTCACAATCTTGGTTATGCCCACTACTGTCTGGGCAACTACCAAGATGCTGTTAAATACTATGAACAGGACTTAGCTCTGGCCAAGGACCTTCATGACAAACTGAGCCAGGCTAAGGCTTACTGTAACCTGGGTTTGGCATTCAAGGCCCTGGGAGACTTCACTAAGGCAGAGGAGTGTCAGAAATATCTGCTGTCACTGGCCCAGTCCCTGAACAATGCACAGGCCCGCTTCAGAGCTCTGGGAAACCTCGGGGACATTTTTGTCTGTAAAAAAGATGTGACTGGAGCCATTCAGTTTTACGAGCAGCAGCTGGCCTTAGCTCACCAG GTTAAAGAGCGGAGGATGGAGGCCTGCGCCTATGCTGCCCTGGGGGCCACCTACAGACTGGTGCAGAAATATGACAAAGCTCTGGGCTACCACACCCAGGAGCTGGAGGTTTATCAAGAGCTGGGTGACGTGCCGGGAGAGTGTAAAGCCCACGGTCACCTGGCAGCAGTCTACATGGCCCTGGGGAAGTACGCCATGGCCTTCAAAAGCTACGAAGAACAGCTGGAGCTCGGTCGAAGGCTGAAGGATCCTGTGGTGGAGGCTCAGGTTTACGGAAATATGGGCATCACTAAAATGAATGTAGGCGTGATGGAGGAAGCTATCGGCTACCTAGAGCAACAGCTGgccactttacagcagctgagCGGCAATGAGGCACTAATGGACAGGGGCAGGGCCTATGGGAACCTGGGAGACTGCTATGAGGCTCTGGGAGACTTTGAGGAGGCCATCAAGTACTATGACCAGTATCTATCAGTGGCCCAGAGCCTTAACCGCATGCAGGACCAGGAGAAGGCCTACAGAGGCTTAGGCAATGGACACAG GGCCATGGGAAACCTGCAGCAGTCGCTAGTGTGTTTTGAGAAGCGGTTAGTGGTGGCTCATGAGCTCGGGGAGTGCGGAGGCAAGGCTCAGGCCTACGGGGAACTGGGTGCACTGCACAGCCAGCTGGGAAATTATGAGCAGGCTATTTCCTGTCTGGAGCGTCAGCTTGGGATTGCACGTGACACCCAAGACAGACTGCTGGAGGGTGATGCCAGCTGTGGTTTGGGCGTCGTATATCAATCAATGGGAGAGTACGAGACAGCCCTGCGATGCCACCAAAGTGACCTGGAGATTgcagaggaaacaggaagcCCCGCACGGCAGGCCCGCGCCTACGGTAACCTGGGCCTTACCTACGAGTCTCTAGGAAACTACGAGCGGGCAGTGGTGTTCCAGGAACAGCATCTAAGTGTGGCAGCTCAAACTAACGACTTGGCTGCCAAAACTCTGGCCTATAGCAGCTTGGGGAGAACACACCACGCACTGCAAAACTACTCACAGGCTGTCATGTACCTGCAGGAAG GCCTAAGGCTTGCTGAGCAGCTGGCTCGGCGTGAGGACGAGGCGAAGATCCGCCATCGTCTGGGGCTCTCGTTGTGGGCCAGTGGGAATCTGGAGGAGGCCCAACATCAG ctCTACCGAGCATCTGCACTGTTTGAGACCATCCGCCATGAAGCCCAGCACAGCACAGACTACAAACTCTCTCTGTTTGACCTGCAAACCTCCTGCTACCAGGCACTCCAAAGGGTTCTTGTAAGCCTAG GCCACCATGATGAGGCTCTGGCTGTGGCAGAGCGCGGTCGCACACGAGCCTTTGCTGACCTGTTGGTGGAGCGGCAGACTGGCCAGCAGGACTCAGACCCCTACACCCCAGTCACAGTGGAGCACATCCTGGACACAGTCAACAGCCAGAGGGCCTTGGTGCTGTATTTCTCCATGGCTGCTGGTTACTTGTACAGCTGGCTACTGGCTCCAGGAGCAG GCATCCTGAAGTTTCATGAGGTGTACCTTGGCGAGGGCGTATCAGAGGGAGGGTCAGAGTTCCAGGAGGGAGGTGTCGGCAGTGGTGTGGTCAGCGGGTCCTCGTTGGAGCAGCACATAGCCAGTGCCCGGGAGGCTCTGGGTGTAGAGTCTTATTACAGCAG AGGATGTTCAAGCagcgagacagagagtgagGCGGGAGATTTGTTGGACCAACAATTTGAGGAGCTCAACAACAAGCTTAACTCAGTCACTGATCCAACAGGCTTCCTGCGAATGGTGTCCAGAAACAACCTGTTCAACAG gagtTGCCAGAGTATGACCAGCCTGTTCAGTAACACCATGTCACCTGCCAAAGATGGAAACTCTTCCCTGCCTCGTCGCTCCAGCAACCTCGGAAAGCCTCCACTGCGGGCACTTTATGATTTGCTAATCGCACCTATGGAAGGG GGCTTGATGCACTCCAGCGGGCCTGTTGGCAGACACAGACAGCTGGTGATGGTGCTGGAGGGAGAACTGTATCTCATCCCCTTCGCCCTGCTGAAAGGAAGCTCTTCAAATGAATACCTGTATGAGCGCTTCAGCCTCATCGCTGTTCCCTCCATTCATGGCCTTGGATCCAATTCAAAG GCTCACTCCCGGCGCCCTGGACCAGCTCCCTGCGGTGGTGTCTCaatggcagctgtggttgggaACCCTCGACTACCCTCACCTGTGATGGACCGCTGGCTGTGGGGACCCATGCcctctgcagaggaggaggccCTCATGGTTGCTGAGCTGCTGGGTTGCCAGCCACTTGCAGGCTCTGCTGCCACTAAGGAAAGAGTGATGAGTGCCCTCACACAGGCTGAGTGTGCCCACTTTGCCACACACATTTCCTGGAAGTTGGCAGCACTGGTGCTTACCCCAAACCCTGAGAGCGTACCTGGTGGTGCTAGTGCCAATGTTGGAACAGTGGGAAGAGGTGCAGGGGGGAGGAGAGGCAGCAGTGGTCGGGGTAGGAAGGGCTCCATTGGAAGTGGTTACACCATCCCAGAGTCTCTCCACATGCAGGATGACAGCAGTGATGTGGAGAGCATCTGTGACAGTCCGCCCCTCCaggagtttctcctgacagcaGCCGACATTCTGGACCTGAGGTTACCTGTCAAACTGGTAGTGCTGGG GTCGTATCAGGAGTCCAGCAGCAAAGTGACAGCAGATGGTGTTGTTGGATTGACCCGGGCCTTCCTGGCTGCTGGGGCTCAGTGTGCTCTCGTGTCCTTGTGGCCTGTACCTGTCGCAGCCTCCAAAGTTTTTGTCCATGCCTTCTACACTGCCCTGCTTAATGGAACCAAGGCGAGTGCAGCTCTGGCAGATGCTATGAAGACTGTGCAGAGCAGCAAGCAGTACTCACACCCCTCCAACTGGGCAG GATACATGCTGATTGGCAATGATGTCAAACTTAATAGCCCCTCATCCCTCATTGGCCAAGCCTTGGCAGAGATTCTGCAGTATCCAGAACGAGCACGTGATGCTCTGAGAGTTTTACTCCACCTG GTGGAGAAGTCTCTTCAGAGGATACAGAATGGCCAGCGTAACTCCATGTATACATCCCAGCAGAGTGTGGAGAATAAGGTGGGGGGCGTCCCTGGCTGGCAGGCCCTGCTGACAGCTGTGGGCTTCCGTCTCGACTCCGCAGGCCCTGGTATCCCTGCTGCTGTCTTCTTTCCCGTTGCTGATCCGGGAGACAGGCTCCAGCAGTGCAGCACCACTTTACAGTCATTACTGG GTCTACCGCCGCCCGCTCTTCAGGCTTTGTGCAAACTCATCACTGCTTCAGAGGCAGGAGAGCAGCTCATCAACAGG GCTGTAAAAAATATGGTGGCAATG CTCCACCAGGTGCTTGTCCAACTGCAAACGGGAGAGAAAGAACAGGATTTCTCCCTCCTGCCCATTCAGGTGTCCATAAGTGTGCAGCTATGGCGACTGCCAGGGTGCCATGAGTTTCTAGCTGCCCTTG GATTTGACTTATGTGAAGTTGGCCAAGAAGAAGTGGCGCTGAAGACAGGCAAACTAGCCAACCGCCGCACCTTGCACTTTGCTCTCCAGGCTCTGCTGGCGCTGTTTg ACTCCACAGAGCTGCCCAAGCGTCTGAGTCTAGACAGCTCATCTTCTCTCGAGTCTCTAGCTTCAGCTCAGTCTGTGTCCAACCCTCTGCCTATGGGATACTCAAGCcttcccttctctcctccttgCCTGGACAGTCAGGCATCAGATGCCATCTCTGTGTACAGCCTGAGCTCTGTAGCCTCCTCCATGAGCTTTGCTTCCAAGTCGGAGTGTGATTTCCTTGGGCATCGGCAGCGCGGCGGGGCCACAGCACATTACTCCATCCACAAACACTCTCATGTCCCCCGTAGTCGCTCCTCTCCCCATGGGGCAGCTGCTGCGGTGGCAGGAGCtcgaggggaagaggaggagtatgAGGGCTTTTCTATAATCAGCAGCGAGCCTCTTGGAAGTCACTGTGACTCTCTGCCTCTGCCACCAGGCCACAGCCAGCGCCACCACCGCGGAGGGAGGGGGATTGTTGGGGGTTCCGGCACAGGAGCAGGGAGAGGCTACTCTGTATCAGTTTCGTCAAGGGGCAGCGTCAGCACCCCCACATCCCCTGTCAAAACCAGCCTGGTACCCAGCTCAAACTCACCATTCCAGAAGGTGGGTAAGGTGAGCAGCTCAGATACAGGTGAATCCGACCAGTCCAGTACCGAGACGGACAGTACTGTCAAGTCTCAGGAAGAAAAAACTGTCCCTCTGGACCCTCAGGAGCTTGCGCAGAAGATTTTGGAAGAGACTCAGAGCCATCTACGAGCTGTGGGGAGTCTTCAGCGAGCCGGGGCAGAAGGTGGAACAGTGGGAGGAACCCCAGCTCGGAGCAGCGCCTTCCGCTCTTCTGAAACCAGCGCGTTTAGCCGTCCTAACAGCAGTGCTAGTGGTCGAGCTCAGTCCTCCCCAAGACCCAAACCCCCCTCTCGTTCCTCTTCACTGCAGAAGATAAGCTCTGGCTACAACAGCCCTGCAGTCTCTGAGTCTTCTCAAAGAGATGGTAGCCATCCTTCACCCACCCTGGACAGTCATGCACAGTTCAAATTAAAATACCCGAGCTCCCCATACAGCGGCCACATCTCTCGCTCTCCGAGCAACGTGTCTCCCAGTTCTGGTCACCAGTCTCCAGCTGGTAGTGCCCCTTCCCCTGCTCTGTCTTACTCCTCTACGGGCTCAGCCTGCTCTACATCTGCTGATGCCCCAGACCTGGACCGGCTGAGAAGAGGGgttattgatgaaaaagtcCAAGCTATACACAATCTGAAGACCTTTTGGGCAAACGCTACGGCCCAGCAACAGCAACATCTAGGTCCTGTCAAAGCCGTCCACAGCGCTTCTGGACCCCTTTCTTCTGCCAGCAGGGATGTACTGAGCCTTCTAAACCTCTCCCCACGCCATTTCTCCCATAATGACACCCAAGACAGCCTGGAGCTGCGGGAGCTGGGGCTGCATTCACTAGACAGGAGCAGCAAGAACTCTTCAAATGGACACCACTGCTCCAACCCCAGAAAAGTTGCCCCATCACCTACTATTTCCACAAGCAGCAGCCCTGGTGCTCGCTCTATCCGACTACCTGCCGGCAATGGATACAAGTTCCTGTCACCTGGAAGATTTTTCCCTTCCTCTAAATGCTGA